In one Neobacillus sp. WH10 genomic region, the following are encoded:
- a CDS encoding aspartyl-phosphate phosphatase Spo0E family protein, translating into MSCLLHLIEIYRNEMFDLADKYGPTSEETVECSQQLDLLLNLLMEIEMEKNKELTI; encoded by the coding sequence ATGTCTTGTTTACTACACTTGATTGAAATTTACCGCAATGAAATGTTTGATCTGGCCGATAAGTATGGACCGACTTCGGAGGAAACGGTTGAATGCAGTCAACAATTAGATCTGCTGTTAAACCTATTGATGGAAATCGAAATGGAAAAAAATAAAGAACTAACCATATAA
- a CDS encoding LytTR family DNA-binding domain-containing protein produces MKRIKIVVADDDQASIDMIKSLVKNLSDFQLIGQCINGEQLIEEVMVKKPDLVLTTVTLLKKNGIQAIKECLSFFSAMKVIFIADNNEYAIEAFDIAAVDYIVKPVSKERLGQALEKANNIISFERDKTGTGHKSQQKILPLRDQNATFFIPLSDICFIEKVGKKCLVYTTTEIYDTYETMARILERLDVSFFHAHRSYIINLAKISQITPQKESFIVHFNDTDKLAKISKLKINELRERIALLSHG; encoded by the coding sequence GTGAAGCGGATAAAGATAGTAGTGGCCGATGATGATCAAGCTTCTATCGATATGATCAAATCGCTTGTTAAAAACCTATCAGACTTTCAACTTATCGGACAGTGTATAAATGGAGAACAGCTCATTGAGGAAGTCATGGTAAAGAAGCCAGACCTTGTTTTGACAACGGTTACACTTTTGAAGAAAAATGGTATTCAGGCGATCAAGGAGTGCCTATCTTTTTTTTCGGCGATGAAAGTCATTTTTATTGCAGATAATAATGAATATGCGATTGAAGCCTTTGACATCGCTGCCGTTGATTATATCGTGAAGCCGGTTTCCAAGGAGCGTTTAGGTCAAGCGCTGGAGAAAGCAAACAATATCATATCCTTTGAACGTGACAAGACAGGAACCGGGCATAAATCCCAGCAAAAAATCCTGCCGTTAAGGGACCAAAATGCGACGTTTTTTATCCCGTTGTCCGATATTTGCTTTATTGAAAAGGTAGGGAAGAAGTGTCTTGTGTATACGACTACAGAAATCTATGATACTTACGAAACGATGGCACGAATTTTGGAGCGTCTTGATGTTTCTTTTTTTCATGCCCACCGTTCCTATATTATTAATTTAGCAAAAATATCACAAATAACGCCGCAGAAAGAATCATTTATTGTCCATTTTAATGATACGGACAAACTAGCGAAAATCTCAAAGTTAAAAATCAATGAACTAAGAGAACGAATAGCGCTGTTATCTCATGGCTAA
- a CDS encoding AraC family transcriptional regulator yields MKLTIINSIRTNNFNDEHVMQKITDMWKAASTDLAEHESVIYGVYHEYETDYKGDYTLSVAIEGETKPLITIPIDEKYKIFKVDTTEEQGIFNTWSKIWDEEKEGNLHRSYTYDLEKYYPNGNIEIHIAIK; encoded by the coding sequence ATGAAGTTAACAATTATCAATAGCATTAGAACAAATAACTTTAATGATGAACATGTAATGCAAAAAATCACAGATATGTGGAAAGCTGCTTCAACAGATTTGGCTGAACATGAAAGCGTTATTTACGGTGTTTATCATGAGTATGAAACGGATTATAAAGGTGATTATACTTTAAGTGTTGCGATCGAAGGAGAAACAAAACCATTAATAACAATTCCTATTGACGAGAAATATAAGATCTTTAAGGTTGATACCACTGAAGAACAAGGTATCTTTAACACTTGGAGCAAAATTTGGGATGAAGAAAAAGAAGGCAATTTGCACCGTTCTTATACCTATGATCTTGAAAAATATTATCCTAATGGAAATATAGAAATTCACATTGCTATTAAATAG
- a CDS encoding SUMF1/EgtB/PvdO family nonheme iron enzyme gives MVKIPGGEIELRDDRIKSKWKAEIKPFLLARYPVTMGLYNAITNKSLNSFEGDLKPVVNISWNDAISFCNLLSQKAGLKECYSIRNDGENIICDWESDGYRLPSEAEWQYACKSGTTGYRYGELDKIAWYNENSGGKIHEVEKKEPNSWGLYDMLGNIWEWCWDLYDEQVYGSYRIFRGGSWAEEARGCGASCRRRSHPSFCIDDLGFRLAKSF, from the coding sequence ATGGTAAAAATTCCAGGGGGAGAAATAGAATTAAGGGACGATAGAATAAAAAGCAAATGGAAAGCTGAAATAAAACCATTTCTTCTTGCCCGGTATCCTGTAACTATGGGTTTATACAATGCTATTACAAATAAATCACTTAATTCTTTTGAGGGAGATCTAAAACCGGTTGTGAATATTTCTTGGAATGATGCCATTTCTTTTTGTAATCTGCTTTCACAGAAAGCTGGACTAAAAGAGTGTTATTCTATACGGAATGATGGTGAAAACATTATTTGTGATTGGGAATCGGACGGCTATCGACTTCCTTCAGAAGCAGAGTGGCAATATGCATGTAAGTCAGGGACTACTGGTTATCGATACGGAGAGCTTGATAAGATTGCCTGGTATAATGAAAATTCAGGAGGCAAAATCCATGAAGTAGAAAAAAAAGAACCGAATTCATGGGGCCTGTATGATATGTTAGGGAATATTTGGGAGTGGTGTTGGGATTTATATGATGAACAAGTGTACGGCTCCTATCGAATTTTCCGAGGAGGCAGCTGGGCTGAAGAGGCCAGGGGGTGTGGGGCTTCGTGTCGTCGTCGCAGCCATCCGTCATTTTGCATAGACGACCTTGGATTCCGTCTTGCTAAGTCTTTTTAA